The Coffea arabica cultivar ET-39 chromosome 3c, Coffea Arabica ET-39 HiFi, whole genome shotgun sequence genome contains a region encoding:
- the LOC140037889 gene encoding uncharacterized protein has product MDIGFSGDQFIWCNNRNGMAGIWKRLDRILVNEGWYDAGISLSVSHLTRDPSDHAPLLIFVSTRLDNKPRPFRFLNIWAECDDFLAVVRESWGQPCFGSPMHILRRAIQVWNKKVFGDIFQAIKQKEEEIRLAEVHMEEFDSEEAQANLHHAQAQLRATLRVEELFWKQKARVRWNTKFFNIAVKQWRVQSIIHRIKNERREWVESEEAIGAEVVRFFEQLFRDPQSTPALDLFQHLPRLLTNGDNEALEQVPSSEKIRPVVFEMDRDSAAGLDGYMGRFFSMAWPIVGDDVSRAICSFFYGADLPRAITATSIVLIPKIAHPQNFSQFRPISLCNFVNKVLSRILADRLATVLSRLISP; this is encoded by the coding sequence ATGGACATTGGTTTTTCTGGTGACCAGTTTATATGGTGTAATAATAGAAATGGCATGGCTGGAATTTGGAAACGGTTAGATCGGATCCTGGTGAATGAGGGGTGGTATGATGCGGGGATTTCCTTGTCAGTCTCGCACTTGACCCGGGATCCATCTGACCATGCTCCCCTCCTTATTTTTGTCTCGACGAGGTTGGACAATAAGCCACGGCCGTTTAGATTTCTTAACATTTGGGCAGAGTGCGATGATTTCCTGGCTGTTGTCCGCGAGTCTTGGGGGCAACCTTGTTTTGGGTCCCCCATGCATATCCTTAGGAGGGCTATTCAGGTTTGGAACAAGAAGGTATTTGGGGACATTTTTCAAGCTATCAAGCAGAAGGAAGAGGAGATACGGCTTGCTGAGGTTCATATGGAGGAGTTTGATTCAGAGGAAGCTCAGGCAAATCTACACCATGCCCAAGCCCAATTACGTGCTACCTTGCGGGTGGAGGAGCTTTTTTGGAAACAGAAGGCTCGTGTTAGGTGGAACACTAAGTTTTTCAACATAGCGGTAAAACAATGGAGGGTGCAGTCAATTATTCATAGGATTAAGAATGAACGCAGGGAATGGGTTGAGTCGGAGGAGGCAATAGGAGCAGAGGTGGTACGTTTTTTTGAGCAGTTGTTTAGGGATCCGCAGTCGACGCCGGCATTGGACTTGTTTCAGCATCTCCCAAGGCTCTTGACAAATGGGGATAATGAGGCGTTAGAACAAGTCCCGTCTTCTGAGAAGATTCGGCCGGTTGTGTTTGAGATGGATAGGGATAGCGCGGCGGGTCTGGATGGCTACATGGGGAGGTTCTTTTCGATGGCCTGGCCGATTGTAGGTGATGATGTGAGTAGGGCTATATGCAGTTTCTTCTATGGCGCGGATTTGCCAAGAGCAATCACAGCAACTTCCATTGTCCTCATCCCAAAAATAGCTCATCCCCAGAATTTTTCGCAATTCAGACCAATCAGTCTGTGCAATTTCGTGAATAAAGTTCTTTCGAGAATTTTGGCCGACCGATTGGCTACTGTTCTATCGAGGCTCATTTCTCCATAG